GTAGGGTCCCGtacaaaacattgttttttttttgtaaatttgtcgttttcaaatattcttttttagtATAACATTTAGATATTAGATTTGGATGGATGGAAAcgattaatacataaaaaatgtatgtgattaaagtttattatttggtttatgaaatacatattacctgatataaaaaagtgtcTAAAATTGCCGCctatttcaaacattattaatcACAAAGCACAAATATTCGATCAATAAACCGGTGGTGTCTTATTGCAATGATATTcgactataaaaaaaaaccttgaaGCTCGGGAATGACCAAATGCGAATTGTACGTGGGCCTACTGCATTCACCCCCCTTTTATTAACCCCGGTGTTGTCCCTTTCAGCGTCCGTATATCACCCGAAGGGAACGGCGAGGATAAGAGTAAATTAGCACAACAACAGACATACAGGTACAATCACTCATGCGCACGACGCTCACACGCATACGCACcgtattataactatatatgttatgtatgtaaacGTCCTATGTGTTGCATGGTACTAATGTGGGTGGAAAATGCGCTGGATTGAGTTAGGCTGTGCGTTTATGTGCTTACTAATAATTACTATGGATCATTGGTTTGTCTCTTTCGCTCTTATAATCGGATGTTTGAGAATGAAAGAGACGAAGCGCTGACTGGATTTGTTGGGTAGGTAGAAATTAGTTAggtatttgataattttgatgagtagttttgatttgtttatacgggtaaaagtatatttagtagaatttgttatttatacttgttacttattaaataaagtatttgatATATACGCTTCGCAGAATTTGTCATGTCTTAGATGTATTCAGCAAATGTCATGctgacaaaatattattacatcaaaaataaaactgttaatgATAATTCaagcaatattttaagtaaagttAGTGAAATCATACTTTGTtcgctttataaatataacgttGTTTAGGTAGATCGATTTATTTGCCTACTTGTTctgtatgttttaatttagtacttatgttttattcttaaaaaacttGTTTGTAAATGATTGTAAATAACATAGTTAGCGACTCCAACTACAATACAAAAACTAGATACTTACGAAACGCTTACGGTTACACATTCTGCGCTTTATGGCTTTGTAAATGTGCTTTGCTTCAATAAACTGTTGTGAATGTACAACCAAAGAGTCTGTTACTGTAAATAACACTTATGTTACTAATTACGCAATGTTCGGGAGCGTGACACGCTTACATatgagtaaaattttaatacatttaaagctCATACGATTGCACATTGGCCATTTAAAGAagttccaaaaaaaaaaactgcaattCTGCACTAAAATACTAAACTTGAGACTgtcttataacaaaatatataactgaTGTTTACCAATTTCCAGACAATACAAAGAAGCCTTAAGACAGCAGCGCCAACAAGACGTGTACCGCCCCCGCACCGACCAGCCCTCCCCCGAGCTAGACTCCTCGCCCCAATCCCAAAACCAAAGTCCAGTGCACTTCCAGAAGTCCGGCTCGCCGGTCAACGGATACAGTAACGTATCGTACAACAGATCGCTATCCTCCAACTCACCGAACAATTCCAACGTGCCAAACTCCCCCCTCCTCCACTCGACCCCGCGGCGGTTTCAGAGCCAAAACGGCGTGGAGAAGCTGGAGGAGAACAAGCGGCCCGTGCAAAAGGTCGTGCCGTCACGTAACGTCGCCAAAACAACGTTCACGCCCATCAATGGGAACGTTGATTACGCGCGGGTCAACGGTACAGACGCCGCGGTGTACACGAAACCAACGTCACCGACAAAATCACCAACGAACACATTAGGGTATAAGTCGAATATTCCCAGGCAGAACGGGGACGCGAAACTGTTAACAACATCGGTGTCGTATTTGAAAGGTGGTGGGGCGAAGCCGCCGAACAAAATGGCGTGGAATAAAGAGGCGGTGCCCGATAAGCTCAGCTTCACTATGAAGAGGGAGTTCGATAAACAGAAGGAAGAGTCGGATCTGTTGCACCAGTTGAGAACGGTgagtttgttttgtatttttataggaCAGTTACATAATGTCATcttagtttattataagtaacaaatatacagtactagacgctcgtcccggctccgcccggatatcaagattcctgttttatcctaaggaagcatttaatcggaataaaatgtatcctatcacccaaatcagctcatacACTGTCtgtgtatcaaatttcatcaaaatccgttcagtagtttcagcgtgattgacggacaaacatccgaacaatcaaactttcacatttataatattagtgtcaagtgtgattattataatttaatatagctAGCTAGAGTTAGCACTGTTTATCCACAATTAGGACGTAACTTTTAAGTTTTGTGGCTTGCTTACGTGTTAGCCGTAATTAATATGTGCGTATTGCATTACAGATAATCGAGAGCCGGCTGAAGATGTCGCTGCCGGAGCAGCTGGCGCCGGTGCTGGCGGACGGCGTGGTGCTGTGCCACCTCGCCAACCAGCTGCGCCCGCGCGCCGTCGCCTCCGTGCACGTGCCCTCGCCCGCGCAGGTCCGCCCCCACACGCCCCCACACGCCCCCACACGCCCCCACACGCCCCCACACGCCCCCACACGCCCGCACACCTCATGTACACGCATATACACACGCACGTATACGCACATGCACACACAAATACGCGTCGGCTTTCTCGAACGTACATGTGTGATCAAGAAACACGTACACATAAATACacgtatacatatatatgtgtatgaccgaaaaaatatatatgtacgtgAACAAACGGATGTAACATTGTCCTTATTGATAAACTTAaatcatatgaatatttatattttggttCAATATATAGCTATGAAGAAAAGCACCCATTTATTGCTTAGGGTATTAGTCTTTACTAATAGCGCAAATCGATAATATAGTAGATTAGAGTAGACTATGTATTATGTTTCCCTGACAGCAATAGTtcaattttatgatttctCTTTTTAGCCAAAGCTTACAATGGCCAGGTGTCGAAGAAACGTGGACAACTTTCTGGAGGCGTGTCGAAAAATTGGTGTCGAAGAGGTGAggcatttattttagttttgtattcctttctttattttactttttattatttcatgaaaatctaaatttatctTGACTCAAATGATTTAAAACCCGCGTCGACTCAATGAGTGATTTTCATACCGTGCTCAGTCGCAAATCCGTTCCGAAATCTTTCCGTTGTATTCAATACCGCGCGTGAGAACCTAACGGGATCGTTATATTCGCGCGTCGTACGCAACAAAACGGCGAGacaaaaattgatataaactAAGAGACCGGTGGCGTGTGTTCCAGGACGCGATCTGCTCGCCAGAGGACATTCTGTGCCACCACCCGGAGCTCCAGGGCGCTGGGTGCAGTACATTGGTCCCTCTCTCGTACACGATCGCCGCCCTGGAACACGCGCACCGCCACCGCGATAGCCCCCCCGAAGCGATAGAGGTCAATTACGAACGCGCCAACTCGAGGTACAACGAGGACAGGTATATAGCCAATTTCAATTACACCATCGACGAGCTCGACGAGGACGACACCTATCCGGATGCGTACAACAGGATACAGTTCGTCACGCCGTTCTGCAAACGCGGAGACGTCCTCACCGGGGAGACTATGGAGATATACGACACGGACGAGGTGGACTTCCCTGTTGCCATGCGAGAGGAGGACCTCCAGAGATACGACAGGGGCAAAATGAACCTCCACATCGAGGGCAACTTGAACGCGCCGGTCCACGAGACCGCCAAGGAGTTTGAAAATCGAATTTTCTTCACGCTCCTGTGCCTCGGAAGTTTCGTCGTATCCACTATTGTTCTCATATTGTACCCTCTGTAACTAAGTGTCGGGACTTTTGGATGGTTCGCCGTATACGCCGGTGTTTCGATTTGTCACAAATTTGCCTTATTAAACAGTGTAACTGTGATCCGTTAACGTGAGTGAGGCTGTACAGAATTGATCGTTGAGACTGATGAAATGATAAGTATTGCATTGCAAGGGACTTTGTCTCGTGTTAGGTTCGATTCGACAGTATTATCAGAAGCATATCAAGCGATCGTGGctagatttttatttcaaacaatgtATGAATGgaatttattagaaatgtaTGCATTTTTGCGCTTTAAGGTTCTTTTAGGTACTTATTGACATGTTCCGATTGTAGTTCTTGGCTGAATAAGGCTATGCACATTATTAATGTCGGCACTGTAGAGGATTTTCTAATATGAactaaaatgttgtttatgcttgacttttaatatatttcgcattgaaatttgtatgtttattaaccGTCTGTTATagttttaagatatatttgaTTCATTCCTAATACAGGCATTTTGATAGATATAGTGTTGCATTTgtataaattgctttttgattgtttatcggaaaaatgttttgtttgcttgattttattttcgatGGATCTCAGTTTTGGTtgacataatttattgtgtaagTGTACATTTATGTTGTTCTCTTTCAACGCTACAATTACGTAATTCACTTAAGAAAATGCCGATAGCGGATCAAAATACGCCAAATTAAGTTCCTAAAGCAACATGAAATTGATAGAAAGATTTAGACATCACTTTTATTGGTAGTGTTCACATAACGATAAGACAATGGTGCTTTTACGATGCTGTTTCTGATctgaattatgtaattttagttCTTTACAAGGTTTGGTGCATTTATATCCACATGGTAGGTAGTATtgcactttaaaatttaagaattttatacattttaggTGTTAGACATTAAGTTTTATCTACAAGCTATGAGATGCGaatggtaattaaaaaaaatatattctaaattttacTGCCGATTCGTAGGTTgcactttttataatagtcGAACGTGTATGTTATGAATTTTACATGTCTTTTGATATAACATTTGCTGgctctttaattaaatctgttttagagtattatcttatttataaaatattaccattTTTATCGCATACCTTCCTTAATTCGGAATATTATGTTTACGGTAATTTAAATCCTCTACAAACCACATACTTCCAAagtacaataacaatataaataaatgttggtgCGTGCAACATAGTAACGAAGAgtatatgtatgatatatacattttatattaaacccacttatgtgttaaatgtttcttattaaataagaattgtaTGCCTTAATGGAATTCATATCTATTGTATGTGATGCAAACACTTATTTATGCTTTACTATAGACCGTTTTACAGCGAAGTAATATAGTCGGATTTTCCTAAAAATATAGGGATTTTGAACTTAAAGTCAaatgttgtaaaattaattgacgAAAAGTGAATTAATTTCCTTGATACTCCAGTGCGGGGTCGTGGAATATCGCTTTTGAATCATACAACACGTAATCGATTATTTCAAAGGTATATCGACTGCTTTaatatcacaattttaatattctaaaaaaactaacattatgttagaatttttgttaaatgctGTAAAAGGTCGTTTTAGTAGTGAGTAGTGATAATTAGACTGTTTTTTGAGGCttttcgaaataatatttgtaaaagacacgttttattaatttataaaattaacctaCTTATTActatacgtaataaataacttaagcCAATCGGAGACCGAATATTGCCaactaacatttttaatgtttaagattttttattgcatttaatcGTAGactattaaaactaatttacaaTATAGTGGTTGTTGTAGGCAGCTTTAACTGACGGGAGTTATCTGAAAATCGAAAGTAGGTAGCGTTTTCAGAGTATGCTGCAttacacttttaatttaaaattgcgaGAAAATTTTCCGCCAGgccattaataaatttaacgagAAAACTCAGCATATcaccaaatataataatggtgATTACTTGATTATGGTGACtcgtattatttcataataaacgaTATAATCATTtgcattttgatttaataatgtaaattttaagttcATATTCGATGGATTCATTTAATATGGCAcatgtttatgttaaaattgctATCCAGATTTGTGTtttgtaacaaattataaacaaataacgaGCATTCCAAAGATGTTATTACATTCAAAGACTGTAGACCTGGAGTGTTAACGTGAGGTCGTAAGTAGTCCAAATTCGAGTGTGGGTAAGTGATGGTGCTAGGCGATCTATATTGCTCTTTCTACCTCGTCTTTTTCCCACACCacaattagtactgctttaagacgtcactCGCCCcctgtactttttatttactttataatagaTTCATATAGGTACACAATGAATATAGGAGCTGGTTTTAAAATTAGCGCTTTTTTATTTCCCGCATAAATATCTTGGAGAATATTTCTCTAATTgcagtgttttgttttttattaaagattagaataaataaataaacacgaaaAAGGCTTTTTAATAcgagtatttttttctaatattaagaataacCGAAGCTTTTCCGTATGTTTTTgagctttaaaattacaagtacaattttaatatattctgtaTACAACTATATAGAGATaacgttatatataataatgatttatgcTTTCTTATTGTATTAGTTTGTTTTGGTGCTTGGGTGTGTATTTTACGACTGGTTTTgaattaatctattttttctttaactttGTATAGattctattctttaatatattttcggaGTATAATATGTTGTTACTATTAATCgagaaacaatataattttatagactTTAGTTTTATCCAGTCAGTATTTCttttcttatgtttttatataaat
The Zerene cesonia ecotype Mississippi chromosome 1, Zerene_cesonia_1.1, whole genome shotgun sequence DNA segment above includes these coding regions:
- the LOC119831648 gene encoding leucine-rich repeat and calponin homology domain-containing protein isoform X1; translation: MAVLGPNVSVNMNGHNNIHSQLSKSLERILEDACLSGELKLSGRKLREFPKPVKFDLSDTVIADLSKNRFCELPDEVTTYIFLEKLLLSHNIIRSIPDAVGGLQSLTYLDLSSNQLTELPREVCQMPLQVLLVQDNMLLSLPKEIGKMTTLAELDASNNRLTQVPMTLGDCTGLRCLNLSNNQLGLLPLQITYLRLEHLDVSCNCISSLPLELRNMSSIVTLNLDNNPLVSPPTTICMRGRVHIFKYLENMANKDSMAHRRVDDTRRSTKHASFNSPGQGQITSGNATIDCLRHKPRHVVDSGYCTDGVEKRWSNDAGGEAGGGSGRSTPSTPSTLSPGAALSRAQSLSSESPLAPLTPILTGVRISPEGNGEDKSKLAQQQTYRQYKEALRQQRQQDVYRPRTDQPSPELDSSPQSQNQSPVHFQKSGSPVNGYSNVSYNRSLSSNSPNNSNVPNSPLLHSTPRRFQSQNGVEKLEENKRPVQKVVPSRNVAKTTFTPINGNVDYARVNGTDAAVYTKPTSPTKSPTNTLGYKSNIPRQNGDAKLLTTSVSYLKGGGAKPPNKMAWNKEAVPDKLSFTMKREFDKQKEESDLLHQLRTIIESRLKMSLPEQLAPVLADGVVLCHLANQLRPRAVASVHVPSPAQPKLTMARCRRNVDNFLEACRKIGVEEDAICSPEDILCHHPELQGAGCSTLVPLSYTIAALEHAHRHRDSPPEAIEVNYERANSRYNEDRYIANFNYTIDELDEDDTYPDAYNRIQFVTPFCKRGDVLTGETMEIYDTDEVDFPVAMREEDLQRYDRGKMNLHIEGNLNAPVHETAKEFENRIFFTLLCLGSFVVSTIVLILYPL
- the LOC119831648 gene encoding leucine-rich repeat and calponin homology domain-containing protein isoform X2, with translation MAVLGPNVSVNMNGHNNIHSQLSKSLERILEDACLSGELKLSGRKLREFPKPVKFDLSDTVIADLSKNRFCELPDEVTTYIFLEKLLLSHNIIRSIPDAVGGLQSLTYLDLSSNQLTELPREVCQMPLQVLLVQDNMLLSLPKEIGKMTTLAELDASNNRLTQVPMTLGDCTGLRCLNLSNNQLGLLPLQITYLRLEHLDVSCNCISSLPLELRNMSSIVTLNLDNNPLVSPPTTICMRGRVHIFKYLENMANKDSMAHRRVDDTRRSTKHASFNSPGQGQITSGNATIDCLRHKPRHVVDSGYCTDGVEKRWSNDAGGEAGGGSGRSTPSTPSTLSPGAALSRAQSLSSESPLAPLTPILTGQYKEALRQQRQQDVYRPRTDQPSPELDSSPQSQNQSPVHFQKSGSPVNGYSNVSYNRSLSSNSPNNSNVPNSPLLHSTPRRFQSQNGVEKLEENKRPVQKVVPSRNVAKTTFTPINGNVDYARVNGTDAAVYTKPTSPTKSPTNTLGYKSNIPRQNGDAKLLTTSVSYLKGGGAKPPNKMAWNKEAVPDKLSFTMKREFDKQKEESDLLHQLRTIIESRLKMSLPEQLAPVLADGVVLCHLANQLRPRAVASVHVPSPAQPKLTMARCRRNVDNFLEACRKIGVEEDAICSPEDILCHHPELQGAGCSTLVPLSYTIAALEHAHRHRDSPPEAIEVNYERANSRYNEDRYIANFNYTIDELDEDDTYPDAYNRIQFVTPFCKRGDVLTGETMEIYDTDEVDFPVAMREEDLQRYDRGKMNLHIEGNLNAPVHETAKEFENRIFFTLLCLGSFVVSTIVLILYPL